A stretch of Mustela nigripes isolate SB6536 chromosome 6, MUSNIG.SB6536, whole genome shotgun sequence DNA encodes these proteins:
- the TCF20 gene encoding transcription factor 20 isoform X2, whose amino-acid sequence MQSFREQSSYHGDQQSYPQEVHSSSRIEEFSPRQAQMFQNFGGAGGGGGSSSSSGGGRRGSAAAAAMASETSGHQGYQGFRKEAGDFYYMAGSKDPVTTGTPQPPQRRPSGPVQSYGPPQGSSFGNQYGSEGHVGQFQAQHSALGGVSHYQQDYTGPFSPGSAQYQQQASSQQQQQQQVQQLRQQLYQSHQPLPQATGQPASAASHLQPMQRPSALPSSASGYQLRVGQFGQHYQSSAASSSSSFPSPQRFSQSGQSYDGSYSVNAGSQYEGHGVGSNAQAYGTQSNYSYQPQSVKGFEPAKIPQGTQQGQAPAQPPQPPPQHVMQYTSTATKLPLQAQVGQYSQPEVPVRSPMQFHQNFSPISNPSPAASVVQSPSCSSTPSPLMQSGENLQCGQGSVPMGSRNRILQLMPQLSPTPSMMPSPNSHAAGFKGFGLEGVPEKRLTDPGLSSLSALSTQVANLPNTVQHMLLSDALTPQKKTSKRPSSSSKKADSCTNSEGSSQPEEQLKSPMAESLDGGCSSSSEDQGERVRQLSGQSTSSDTTYKGGTSEKAGSSPAQGAQSEAPRLSASPVAREEAASPGAKDTPLSSEGNPKVNEKTVGVIVSREAMTGRVEKPGAQDKGSQEEDPTATQRPPSAGGPKETSHPSVPQPEPPGGGSKGNKHVDNNSNHNGEGNGQGGHSAVGPGFIGRSEPSKSPGSLRYSYKDSFGSAVPRNVSSFPQYPTGQDKGDFSGHGERKGRNEKFPSLLQEVLQGYHHHPDRRYSRSAQEHQGMAGGLEAATRPNVLVSQTNELASRGLLNKSIGSLLENPHWGPWERKSSGTAPEMKQINLADYPIPRKFEIEPQSSAHEPGGSLSERRSVICDISPLRQIVRDPGAHSLGHMGTDARLGRSDRLNPSLSQSVILPGGLVSMEAKLKSQSGQIKEEDFEQSKSQASFNNKKSGDHCHPASIKHESYRGNASPGAAHDSIADYGPQDSRPTPMRRVPGRVGGREGMRGRSPSQYHDFSEKLKMSPGRSRGPGGDPHHMNPHMTFSERANRTSLHAPFSPNSESLASAYHANTRAHAYGDPSAGLNSQLHYKRQMYQQQQDEYKDWSSSSAQGVIAAAQHRQEGPRKSPRQQQFLDRVRSPLKNDKDGMMYGPPMGTYHDPSGQEGGRCLMSADGLSNKGIELKHGSQKLQQESCWDLSRQTSPAKSSGPPGMSNQKRYGPPHEADGHGLTDTPQSSKPSNVMLRLPGQEDHSSQNPLIMRRRVRSFISPIPSKRQSQDVKNSNTEDKGRLLHPPKEGADRAFNSYAHLSHSQDVKSIPKRESSKDLPSPDSRNCPAVTLTSPAKTKILPPRKGRGLKLEAIVQKITSPNIRRSASSNSAEAGGDTVTLDDILSLKSGPPEGGSVAGQDAEMEKRKGELVPDLVCPTSQDLNIEKPLPRASEEWRGGGDDKVKTETHPETVTAGKDPPGTMTSVTSQKPGGNQGRPDGSLGGTAPLVFSDSKNVPPAGVSAPEANPKAEEKENDTVTISPKQEGFPPKGYFPSGKKKGRPIGSVNKQKKQQPPPPPPQPPQIPEASADGEPKPKKQRQRRERRKPGAQPRKRKTKQAVPIVEPQEPEIKLKYATQPLDKTDAKNKSFFPYIHVVNKCELGAVCTIINAEEEEQTKLVRGRKGQRSLTPPPSSTESKALPASSFMLQGPVVTESSVMGHLVCCLCGKWASYRNMGDLFGPFYPQDYAATLPKNPPPKRAAEMQSRVKVRHKSASNGSKTDTEEEEEQQQKEQRSLAAHPRFKRRHRSEDCGGGGPRSLARGLPCKKATAEGSSDKTALDSKPSVPTTSEGGPELELQIPELPLDSNEFWVHEGCILWANGIYLVCGRLYGLQEALEIAREMKCSHCQEAGATLGCYNKGCSFRYHYPCAIDADCLLHEENFSVRCPKHKVRLWR is encoded by the coding sequence ATGCAGTCCTTCCGGGAGCAAAGCAGTTACCACGGAGACCAGCAGAGCTACCCGCAGGAGGTACACAGCTCATCCCGGATAGAAGAGTTCAGCCCGCGTCAGGCCCAGATGTTCCAGAATTTTGGGGGtgcaggcggcggcggcggcagcagcagcagcagcggtgGTGGGCGACGAGGATCGGCGGCTGCGGCAGCGATGGCTAGCGAAACCTCTGGCCACCAGGGCTACCAGGGCTTCAGGAAAGAGGCTGGAGACTTCTACTACATGGCAGGCAGCAAAGACCCTGTGACAACAGGAACCCCGCAGCCGCCTCAGCGAAGGCCTTCGGGGCCGGTGCAGAGCTACGGACCGCCCCAGGGGAGCAGCTTTGGCAATCAGTATGGGAGCGAGGGGCACGTGGGCCAGTTTCAAGCCCAGCACTCGGCCCTCGGTGGGGTGTCTCACTATCAGCAGGATTACACGGGGCCTTTCTCTCCAGGGAGCGCTCAGTACCAGCAGCAGGCCTccagccagcagcagcagcagcagcaggtgcaGCAGCTGAGACAGCAGCTCTACCAGTCCCACCAGCCTCTGCCACAGGCCACCGGCCAGCCGGCATCCGCAGCGTCCCATCTGCAGCCGATGCAGCGGCCCTCCGCGCTGCCGTCGTCCGCGTCCGGGTACCAGCTGCGGGTCGGTCAGTTCGGCCAGCACTACCAGTCCTCCGCcgcctcctcgtcctcctccttcccttcgcCGCAGCGTTTCAGCCAGTCCGGCCAGAGCTACGACGGCAGTTACAGCGTGAATGCGGGGTCCCAGTACGAGGGACACGGCGTGGGTTCTAACGCGCAGGCGTACGGCACGCAGTCCAACTACAGCTACCAGCCTCAGTCTGTGAAGGGCTTTGAGCCGGCCAAGATTCCCCAGGGGACACAGCAGGGGCAGGCGCCCGCgcagcccccgcagcccccgccgCAGCATGTGATGCAGTACACGAGCACCGCCACCAAGCTGCCCCTGCAGGCCCAGGTGGGGCAGTACAGCCAGCCCGAGGTTCCGGTGCGGTCGCCCATGCAGTTCCACCAGAACTTCAGCCCCATCTCCAACCCTTCCCCCGCGGCCTCTGTGGTGCAGTCTCCAAGCTGCAGCTCCACCCCGTCCCCCCTGATGCAGAGCGGGGAGAACCTCCAGTGTGGGCAAGGCAGTGTGCCCATGGGTTCCAGAAACCGAATTTTACAGCTAATGCCCCAGCTGAGCCCAACGCCCTCCATGATGCCCAGTCCTAATTCGCACGCCGCAGGCTTCAAAGGGTTTGGCCTAGAAGGAGTGCCGGAAAAGCGACTGACAGACCCCGGGCTGAGTAGTTTGAGCGCCCTGAGTACGCAGGTGGCCAATCTTCCTAATACCGTTCAGCACATGCTACTTTCCGACGCCCTGACACCTCAGAAGAAGACCTCCAAGAGGCCCTCCTCCTCTTCGAAGAAAGCGGACAGCTGCACAAACTCCGAAGGCTCCTCCCAGCCTGAGGAACAGCTCAAGTCCCCCATGGCCGAGTCGCTGGACGGAGGCTGCTCGAGCAGCTCCGAGGACCAAGGCGAGCGGGTGAGGCAGCTCAGTGGCCAGAGCACCAGCTCCGACACCACCTACAAGGGCGGGACCTCCGAGAAAGCGggctcctccccagcccagggcGCTCAGAGCGAGGCCCCCAGACTCAGTGCCAGTCCCGTGGCCAGAGAAGAGGCTGCCTCGCCTGGTGCTAAGGACACACCACTGTCGTCCGAGGGCAACCCCAAAGTCAACGAGAAGACCGTTGGCGTGATTGTCTCCCGGGAAGCCATGACAGGTCGGGTCGAAAAGCCTGGTGCACAAGATAAAGGCTCCCAGGAGGAGGATCCCACAGCCACGCAGAGGCCACCCAGCGCTGGAGGGCCAAAGGAGACCAGTCACCCGTCGGTCCCACAGCCAGAGCCCCCGGGGGGAgggagcaaaggaaacaagcatgtAGATAATAACTCCAACCACAATGGAGAGGGAAATGGCCAGGGCGGGCACTCGGCGGTGGGCCCCGGTTTTATAGGCAGGAGTGAGCCCAGCAAATCTCCTGGCAGCCTGCGCTATAGTTACAAAGACAGTTTCGGGTCAGCTGTGCCGAGAAACGTCAGTAGCTTTCCTCAGTACCCTACAGGACAAGATAAGGGGGACTTCTCTGGCCACGGGGAGCGCAAGGGGAGGAACGAGAAGTTCCCCAGCCTGCTGCAGGAAGTGCTTCAGGGCTACCATCACCACCCGGACAGGAGGTACTCCAGGAGTGCGCAAGAGCATCAGGGCATGGCGGGGGGCCTGGAAGCAGCCACGAGGCCTAATGTCTTAGTCAGTCAAACCAATGAGTTAGCTAGCAGGGGTCTCTTGAACAAGAGCATCGGGTCCCTATTAGAAAACCCGCACTGGGGCCCTTGGGAAAGGAAGTCAAGCGGCACGGCTCCCGAAATGAAACAGATCAATTTGGCTGACTATCCGATTCCCAGAAAGTTTGAAATAGAGCCGCAGTCATCGGCCCATGAGCCCGGGGGTTCCCTCTCTGAAAGAAGATCCGTGATCTGTGACATTTCTCCACTAAGACAGATTGTCAGGGACCCGGGGGCTCACTCACTGGGACACATGGGTACCGACGCCAGACTTGGGAGGAGTGATCGGCTCAATCCAAGTTTAAGTCAGTCGGTCATTCTTCCCGGTGGGTTGGTATCCATGGAAGCGAAGCTGAAATCCCAGAGCGGGCAGATAAAAGAGGAAGATTTTGAACAGTCCAAATCTCAAGCTAGCTTCAACAACAAGAAATCCGGAGACCACTGCCATCCTGCCAGCATCAAGCACGAGTCTTACCGAGGCAATGCCAGTCCTGGAGCAGCTCACGATTCCATCGCAGACTACGGCCCCCAAGACAGCAGACCCACGCCAATGCGGCGGGTTCCTGGCAGAGTCGGTGGCCGGGAGGGCATGAGGGGTCGGTCCCCTTCGCAGTATCATGATTTCTCAGAAAAACTGAAGATGTCtcctgggaggagcagaggcccaGGGGGAGACCCGCATCACATGAACCCACACATGACCTTTTCGGAGCGGGCCAACCGCACTTCTTTACACGCGCCATTCTCTCCCAACTCAGAAAGCCTGGCCTCTGCTTACCACGCCAACACTCGGGCTCATGCTTACGGGGACCCCAGCGCAGGTTTGAATTCTCAGCTCCATTATAAGAGACAGATGTACCAACAGCAGCAAGACGAGTACAAAGACTGGAGCAGCAGCTCTGCTCAGGGAGTGATCGCCGCCGCGCAGCACAGGCAGGAGGGACCACGGAAGAGCCCGAGGCAGCAGCAGTTTCTCGACAGAGTGCGGAGCCCTCTGAAAAACGACAAAGATGGTATGATGTATGGCCCACCAATGGGGACTTACCATGACCCCAGCGGTCAGGAAGGGGGGCGCTGCCTCATGTCTGCCGATGGTCTGTCTAACAAAGGCATCGAGTTGAAGCATGGCTCCCAGAAGTTACAACAAGAATCTTGTTGGGATCTTTCCCGGCAGACTTCTCCAGCCAAAAGCAGCGGTCCTCCGGGGATGTCCAATCAGAAGAGGTACGGGCCACCCCACGAGGCCGACGGACATGGGCTGACCGACACGCCGCAGTCATCCAAACCCAGTAATGTTATGCTCAGGCTCCCGGGCCAAGAGGATCATTCTTCTCAAAACCCCTTAATCATGCGGAGGCGGGTGCGTTCCTTTATCTCTCCCATTCCCAGCAAGAGGCAGTCACAGGATGTGAAAAACAGTAACACGGAAGATAAAGGGCGTCTCCTTCACCCACCGAAAGAAGGCGCCGACCGAGCGTTCAATTCCTATGCGCATCTCTCTCACAGCCAGGATGTCAAATCCATCCCGAAGAGAGAATCCTCCAAGGATCTTCCAAGTCCAGATAGCAGAAACTGCCCTGCGGTTACCCTCACAAGTCCTGCTAAGACCAAAATTCTGCCCCCTCGGAAAGGCCGGGGCTTGAAATTGGAAGCTATAGTTCAGAAGATCACGTCCCCAAACATCAGGAGGAGTGCGTCCTCAAACAGCGCGGAGGCCGGGGGAGACACGGTCACTCTCGATGACATTCTGTCATTGAAGAGTGGCCCTCCCGAAGGTGGCAGTGTTGCTGGTCAGGATGccgagatggagaagagaaaaggtgAGCTGGTGCCTGACCTGGTCTGTCCAACAAGCCAGGACCTGAACATCGAAAAGCCCCTGCCAAGGGCTTCAGAGGAGTGGCGTGGCGGTGGGGACGACAAAGTGAAGACCGAGACGCACCCGGAGACGGTCACTGCTGGAAAGGACCCCCCTGGCACCATGACATCTGTGACCTCACAGAAGCCTGGGGGTAACCAGGGGAGACCAGATGGTTCCCTTGGTGGGACTGCACCCTTAGTCTTCTCGGACTCAAAGAATGTACCTCCAGCGGGCGTGTCGGCCCCTGAGGCAAACCCCAAGGCTGAGGAGAAAGAGAACGATACAGTGACGATTTCCCCCAAACAAGAGGGTTTCCCCCCGAAGGGGTACTTCCcatcaggaaagaagaaggggAGACCCATCGGTAGTGTGaacaagcaaaagaaacagcAGCCACCACCTCCGCCCCCTCAGCCCCCTCAGATACCAGAAGCTTCTGCGGATGGAGAGCCAAAGCCAAAAAAGCAGAGGCAAAGGcgggagaggaggaagcctggGGCACAGCCAAGGAAGCGGAAAACCAAACAAGCAGTTCCCATCGTGGAAccccaagaacctgagatcaaaCTAAAGTATGCCACCCAGCCACTGGATAAAACCGATGCCAAGAACAAGTCTTTTTTCCCTTACATCCATGTAGTAAATAAGTGTGAACTTGGAGCCGTGTGTACAATCATCAATGccgaggaggaggagcagaccaAATTGGTGAGGGGTCGGAAGGGGCAGAGGTCGCTGACACCGCCCCCCAGCAGCACAGAAAGCAAGGCGCTGCCAGCCTCGTCCTTCATGCTGCAGGGCCCCGTGGTGACCGAGTCTTctgtcatggggcacctggtgtGCTGTCTGTGTGGCAAGTGGGCCAGTTACCGCAACATGGGCGACCTCTTTGGACCCTTTTACCCGCAAGATTATGCAGCCACTCTCCCGAAGAACCCGCCCCCGAAGCGGGCCGCGGAGATGCAGAGCAGAGTGAAAGTGCGGCACAAAAGCGCTTCGAATGGCTCCAAGACGGacactgaggaggaggaggagcagcagcagaaggagcagaggagcCTGGCCGCGCACCCCAGGTTCAAGCGGCGACACCGCTCGGAAgactgcggcggcggcggccctcGCTCCCTGGCCCGGGGCCTCCCCTGTAAGAAGGCCACCGCCGAGGGCAGCAGCGACAAGACTGCTTTGGACTCAAAGCCCTCCGTGCCCACCACTTCGGAAGGGGGCCCCGAGCTGGAGTTACAAATTCCTGAACTACCTCTTGACAGCAATGAATTTTGGGTCCACGAGGGTTGTATTCTCTGGGCCAATGGAATCTACCTGGTCTGCGGCCGGCTCTACGGCCTGCAGGAGGCGCTGGAAATAGCCAGAGAGATG